The following coding sequences are from one Rutidosis leptorrhynchoides isolate AG116_Rl617_1_P2 chromosome 11, CSIRO_AGI_Rlap_v1, whole genome shotgun sequence window:
- the LOC139876766 gene encoding transcription factor bHLH48-like, with protein sequence MDKREETVMETFQFCEDEMHSFISATVPPPETGNSFTALLELPANQAVKLLHSPEHTSPTAFPISSPINPNLEKSVFSAMEADNSLGNSSPNDCNLVKSVFSAMEIDNSLGNSSPSNFNLVKQEPIDSDSLQNSSPMNSDPLISKLTKRKEREKKVKSSSKKSKSVANENDGEKLPYVHVRARRGQATDSHSLAERARREKINARMKLLQELVPGCNKISGTAMVLDEIINHVQSLQRQVEFLSMRLAAVHPSIDINLDNIFSTESGSLMDCSYGMVSPSLSHQLWQTDGLTHPPLWGVDEINPSFMTQENSLLSYDSSGHSASLNMNQLKTEL encoded by the exons ATGGACAAACGTGAAGAAACAGTTATGGAAACTTTTCAATTCTGTGAAGATGAAATGCATAGTTTCATCTCAGCTACCGTACCACCACCGGAAACCGGTAATTCATTCACCGCGCTTCTAGAACTTCCGGCGAATCAAGCCGTTAAGTTATTACACTCACCTGAACATACTTCACCGACTGCTTTTCCAATTTCGAGCCCTATTAACCCTAATTTGGAGAAATCGGTGTTTTCTGCCATGGAAGCTGACAATTCGTTAGGGAATTCGAGCCCTAATGACTGTAATCTAGTTAAATCGGTGTTTTCGGCCATGGAAATTGACAATTCGTTGGGGAATTCGAGTCCTAGTAACTTTAATTTGGTGAAACAAGAGCCAATTGACTCTGATTCGTTGCAGAATTCATCACCGATGAATTCAGATCCACTAATTTCAAAATTAACCAAGCGGAAGGAACGAGAGAAGAAG gtTAAATCGTCCTCGAAAAAAAGTAAAAGCGTTGCGAATGAAAACGACGGTGAGAAGCTGCCGTACGTTCATGTTCGTGCACGGAGAGGTCAAGCCACAGATAGCCATAGCTTAGCTGAAAGA GCAAGAAGAGAGAAGATTAATGCTAGGATGAAGCTTCTTCAAGAGCTGGTCCCTGGTTGTAATAAG ATTTCAGGTACAGCAATGGTGCTTGACGAGATAATTAATCATGTACAATCCCTGCAACGGCAAGTGGAG TTTTTATCAATGAGACTCGCTGCAGTTCACCCTAGTATCGATATCAACCTAGACAACATTTTTTCTACAGAG AGTGGGTCACTTATGGACTGCAGCTATGGTATGGTTTCACCATCATTgagccaccagctatggcagacCGATGGGTTAACTCACCCGCCACTATGGGGTGTGGATGAGATTAACCCAAGTTTTATGACTCAAGAAAACTCACTTTTAAGCTATGATTCTTCGGGTCATTCAG CATCTTTGAATATGAACCAGCTGAAAACGGAACTATGA